The Gemmatimonadetes bacterium SCN 70-22 region ACGATGACGTCGCCGCGGGCCGGCGTGCGGACCGCGGGGAGGCGCCTGCCCGTGAACGGGACCTCGGCGCCGTAGACGAGCTTGTTCACCAGGAGGAAGTCGCCCACGAGGAGCGTCCCTTCCATGCTCCCGCTCGGGATCTTGAAGGCCTCGACCACCAGCGCCCGGATGACGAGAAAGAGGACGACGGCGAGCTGGAACGACTTGGCCCAGTCCCACAGGAAGCGCAGGACGCGTGGCGTGCGCTGGTTCACGCGATCGAGCGCCGCGGCCCGATGCTGGTCGGTGATCGTGACGCGCGTCTCCGACGAGGCCGTGTCGTGGATCATCGTCCCCCTCCTCTCCAGCTGATTCGCGCCCCCAACGCTTCCGCCGCACTGCGCACCGCCCCTTCGCTCGCCTCCGGGACGGCGATCGTCGCCACGGTGAAGCGCCCCTCCGTCGCCACCGCCATGCGGTGGATGGTCACGCCACTTCCCTCCAGCTCCCGGCGCAAGCGCGAGGCGAGGTCCGGCGTCGACGCGGCCGCAACGATCGCCACCCCCCGCGCCGCGCCGCCGCGCCCCTCCCGTTGCTCCTCGCGCACGCCCTCGCGCGATCCGTCACGCGATCCGTGACGCGATCCCTCGCGCGATCCCTCGCGCGATCCGTCGCGCGACGCCACGGACGCCGGTTCGGCAGCGGGGAGAGCGCCTAACGTGCGATCGACGACGTCACGGATGACGTCGCGACGCACCCCCCAGCGCCCGAGCTTCTGCTCGACGCGGCGCACCAGGTCGTCTCGTTCGGAGGAGGACAGCACCATCGGATTGTCGGCAATTAATTCGCGCCCCGCAGGGCACGCAACCACTCGAAAAGATACGAGCGGCGATGGGCGTTGTCCCGCCCCGCCGCCCCGCCCCCGCTAGTCGCCGTACGTGTCGATCTGCGCCCGCTGCAGCGCGCCGGAATAATCGACGTAACACACCTTCGTCTCGGAGTAGAACTCGTACACTTCCCACCCCCCTTCACGGTGGCCGTTCCCCGTCTGCTTCACGCCGCCGAAGGGGAGGTGCGCCTCGGCGCCGATCGTTGGAGCATTCACATACGTGATCCCGTTGTCGAGCTCCGACATCGCACGGAACGCCAGCTCCACGTTGCGCGTGTAGAGCGACGACGACAGGCCGTACTTCACGTCGTTGTTGACGGCGAAGGCCTCGTCGGCGTTGTCGACCCGGATCACCGAGAGCACCGGACCGAAGATCTCCTCCTGCTCGAGGCGCGACCCCGGACGGACATGCGTGAAGATCGTGGGCTCGAAGAACGTCCCCTTGGCCAGCGCGCCGGAGGTGGCGCGCTTGCCGCCGATGGCGAGCTGGGCGCCCTCGTCCTCCCCGATCTGCACGTAGCGTTCGACCTTCCGCACCGACTCCTCGTGAATGAGCGGCCCGACATCCGTTCCGGGCTGGCGACCGTCGCCCAGCCGCAGCTCCCGTACCCGATCGACGAGCATCCCCACCAGGCGGTCATGCACCCCGCCCTGGACGATGAGGCGCGACGTGGCGGTGCAGCGCTGCCCGGTCGTCCCGAAGGCCCCCCAGAGCACCCCCTCGAGCGCCAGATCGAGATCGGCATCATCCAGGACGATCTGGGCGTTCTTCCCCCCCATCTCGAGGGAGAGGCGCTTGTGCATGCGCCCACAGACCTCCCCCACCTTGCTACCAGTCTCGGTCGATCCGGTGAACGAGATGAGCGGAATGTCGGGATGCTGCACGATCGCCGCCCCTACCGTCTCGCCGACACCGTGCACGAGCTGGATCACCTCGGGCGGGAGCCCCGCCTCCAGCATGATCTCCACCAGCACGGTCCCCGTGTGGGGGACGTCCTCGGCGGGCTTGAAGACGCACGCGTTCCCGCACACCAGCGCCGGGAACATCTTCCACGTCGGGATGGCCATCGGGAAGTTGAACGGCGTCACGATCCCGGCCACGCCGATGGGGCGGCGATAGCTCATCGCCCACTTGTTGCGAAGCTCGCTGGGGACCGTGTGGCCGAAGAGGCGGCGCCCCTCGACCGCGGCGTAATACGCCGTGTCGATCCCCTCCTGCACGTCGCCGCGCGTCTCGGCCAGCGGCTTCCCCATCTCGCGGGTCATCAGGTTCGCGATCTCCTCCTTGCGCGCGGAGAGGAGGTCGCCGACGCGACGCAGCACGTCGCCGCGAAGCGGTGCCGGCGTCTTGCGCCAGAGTTCGAAGCCGCGCTGCGCCGAGGCGACCGCCTGCGCCACGTCCTCGCGCCCGGAAAGTGGGAACCGTCCGATGACGTCGGAGTTGTCCGCCGGGTTGATGTTCTCGAAGTAGTCACCCGTCGAGGGGGCGACCCACTGTCCAGCGATGAAGTTCTTGAAGACCGTGGTCATGGCGAGCGGAACGAGCCGTCGAGCGACGGCGAGTGATGGACGGGGCGAGGCGCCGGGCGCCGCATGCCCCGAAAGCTAGCCGGGAACGGCGGCAGGCGAAGTGTCCCGCGGGGGGCCGCCCCTGTCGAGCCGCCGCGAACGCCGAAAGCGGCTACTCGCACATCCAGATGGCGGGGTGCTCGGGCGACTCCCTGGCGTAGCCCGTGCGTGGGAGCACCTCGACGGCGGCAAGGACCATCCCCCAGAGGATCAGGAGGAGCGACAGGACGTGGGCGCGCGCGCTGCGATGACGCCAGGTCCACACGGAGGTCCAGACGCCGGAGAGGGCGACGACTCCGGTGGCGGCCAGGTAGCCGAAGAGCCCGGCGCCGCAGCGGGTGCCATAGGGCCAGAACAGCATCCCCACGCCCAGGGCCACCGAGAGGAGGAGGCGCAGCATCACGCCGAGGGTGGACGTGGAGCCCTGCTTGGCGACCACGTCGGCGCGAGCCTGCTGTGTGGGTGCCCCCTTGGAGGGGAGGAGCGCCTCGTCCGAGATCGACTCGAGCTGCTTGTCGATCTTCTTGAGTTGATCGTCCCAGTTGGTCATGGGAAGAGACGGGAGTGGGGAGACGGGAGACGGGAGTGCGCGAGGCAGGTACGCGTGACGCAGTGGTGCGCGGGACATCGGAGCGCGGGCCGGCTCTCCCGTCTCGGGTTCCCCGTCTCGCGTCCCGATCTCACCGTTCGCGCTCCAGCCCGTAGCGCTCGATCTTCTTGTACAGGTTCGAGCGCGGCATGTCGAGGGCGCGCGCGGTTTCCGAGACGTTCCACTCGAAGGTGCGGAGCTTGTGGAGCAGGTAGGCGCGCTCGGCGGCGTCCTTGAAGGCTTCGAACGTCTCGATGTCCAGGAGCGAGCCGAGACTGGCGCCGTCCGGGGGGCGGGGGCCGCCCAGCCGGGCGACGTCGGCGGCGGTGATGCGATTGCCTGGCGAGAGGATCAGGAGGCGTTCGATCGTGTTGCGGAGTTCGCGCACGTTCCCGGGCCACTCCATCTGCGCCAGCGCCTCCATCGCCCCTCCGTCGAGGATGCGGGGCGGGGCGCCGTCGCGACGGGCCAGCTGGTCGACGAAGTGCTGGGCCAGGAGCGGGATGTCCTCGCGCCGCTCGCGCAGCGGCGGAACGTGCAGCGGGACGACGTTGAGGCGGTAGAACAGGTCTTCCCGAAAGCGGCCGGCGGCGATCTCCTCCTGCAGGTCCTTGTTGGTCGCCGCCAGGACGCGCACGTCGACCTGGATCCGCTTGGCTCCGCCGATGCGCGTCACCTCGCCGTCCTGCAGGACGCGCAGGACCTTCGCCTGCGCCGACGGGCTCATGTCGCCGATCTCATCGAGGAAGAGGGTCCCCTTGTCGGCCTGTTCGAACTTCCCGGCACGATCCTGCACGGCGCCGGTGAACGACCCCCTCATGTGCCCGAACAGCTCGCTCTCGATGAGCTCCGAGGGGATCGCGGCGCAATTCACCTCCACGAAGGGCTTCTGGACGCGTGGGGAGAGACGGTGGATTGCCCGGGCGACGAGTTCCTTGCCCGTCCCGTTCTCGCCGGTGACGAGGACGCGGGCCGGCGTGGGAGCCACCTTCTCGATCTGCCCCATCAGGGTGCGAATGGCGAACGAGCGCCCGACGATCTCGTAGCGCGACTCGATCGACGCCCGGAGCTGCGCGTTCTCCTCCTGCAGCGACAGGTGCTGCAGGGTGTTGCGCAGGAGGACCAGGATGCGATCCGTGTCGAGCGGTTTCTCCAGGATGTCGTACGCCCCGAGCTGCGTCGCCTCCACCGCCGTCTGGATCGTGGCGTGCCCGCTGATCATCACCACGGTCGCCGTCGGGTCCAACGCGCGAATGCGCCTGAGGGCCTCGATCCCGTCCATCCCCGCCATCTTCACGTCGAGGAAGGTGAGTTGCGGGCGCCAGCGCTCGTACTCGGCGATGCCGTCGGCGGCGTTGGTGACCGCCTTGACCTCGTAGCCTTCGTATTCCAGCAGCTGGCCCAGGGCGGCCCGGACTCCCTGCTCGTCGTCAACGATCAGGATGCGACGGCTCATGACACGGCCTTGTAGAGGGTGACCCGCCCCTTCCCCACGCGCACGTCGCCCACGTACGGCGGGATCGCGAAGCCGATGGCCCGTGCGGGATCGCCCGGGGCGACCGCCCCGCGATCGAGCTGCCGCACCAACGAGGCGATGGCGGGCGACGGAACGGCGAACTCGTTCACGCGCACGTCCTGCACGATGAACAGGGCGCGCCCGGGCGCCGCGACCTCCAGCGTCCCCTCGAGGAGGACCCGCTGGCGCGACTGGAGCATCCGAGCCACGGGGCCAAGGGCGTCGATCCCCTTCAGTGCCGCCGGATCGAGGGTGGTGCGCAGGACGAGCCGATCGCCCACGACGGCCGCCTCCACCTTCTCGGCGAAGGCCGGCAGGCGCTGCGCGCGATCGGCCAGCACCAGCGCCGACGCCTCGGCGGCGGTGAGGTTGGTGAAGACGGGGCCGGACTTGCGTCCGAGCGCTTCCAGCTGCTGGCGGCCGCGCTCGCGCCGCTCGGCCGTGAGCGGATCGAAGGTCGCCGTCGACACCGCACGGGCACCACCCGTGAGCGCGGGGAGCCAGCGATCGCGGGTGACGATGCCCGCCACGACCAGCACGGCGACGACGGTAAGGCACCCGACGGTGCGCAGGCATCCGAACATCACGACCCTTCCAGGGCGAAGTGGTGGAGCCGGTCATGGTGCGGCCCGCCGGCCCCCAGCGTGCTGCGCATCAGCGCCACCTCCCGGATCGCGAGCGGCCACGTGGCACGCACGGCGCGCAGCGCGCGCTCGAGCGCCGCGACCTGCTGGCGTGGCACCCCGTCGGCCACCCTGCCTAACGTCACGTGGGCGCGGAAGGGGCGGGTCTCCGGGGTGACGCCGAGGGGGGCAAGGGCAGCGTCGAGGCGCCGGGCCAGTCCGGCGAGCGGGGTGGGAGGGTGCATGCCCAGCCATACGACGCGAGGGCGCCGAAAGTTCGGGAAGGCGCCCGTCCCGCCGACCGTGACCTCGAAGGGAGGGAGCGGCGCCAGGGCCGCGCGGGTGGCTCGCGCCACGCGCGCCTCGTCCTCCTCCGGGCGCTCGCCGAGGAACTTGACCGTCAGGTGCATCAGCTCGGGGCGTACCCAGCGCACCGCGGGGGCCGCGGCGCGAGCCGGCGCCACTTCCCGGGCGATGGCCGACTGCATGGCCTCAGGCAGGGTGATGGCCAGGAAGAGCCGCATCGGGATCGGCCACGGCGGGGAGGACCTCGAGGGCGACGTGCGTGAAACCGCAGTCGCGCGCCGTCTGCACCATCCAGCGGCGCGTGGCGACGTCGATGGGCGGCGCGTCGGGCGGGACGACCACCAGGGCCAGGGTGCCGCGCCCCTCGACGCGCGCCGCCAAGGCGCGACGGGCAAGGGCGCGTGCCAGGGCGTTGGCGCCGATGCCCAGCGAGGGGGAGGGCACGGACGCCTCGTCAGGTACCGACGTCCCGCCGGCCAAGGGAGCCGTCTCGCCGCGCCCGCTCCTCTCATCCAAGGTCATTCGCGAGTGACTCCTCCCAGCACGTTCAGCGATCCCGAGCGGAAGCCGCGGAGGTCGATCGCGACGCGTGCGAAGCCCGCCCCTCGCACCGCGGCCGCCAGCTGCACGGCGCGCTCCGGGGCCAACCAGTGCTGGAGCGCATCCGCGGCCAGCTCCACCCGCGCCAGCTCGTCGTGATAACGGACGCGGAGGTCGCCCGTCACCCCGAGGGCGCGCAGGGCCGACTCCGCCCGCTCCACGCGCGCGAGACGATCGGGGGTGACGGCGGTGCCATACGGCAGCCGCGAGGAAAGGCACGGGGACGACGGCTGCGACCACGTCGGGATTCCGCGTCGCTGCGACAAGATGCGGATGTGCGCCTTGGTGAGTCCCACCTCCGCCATCGGCGACGCCACGCCATGCTCGCGCGCCGCCGCCGTCCCCGGTCGATAATCGCCCGTATCGTCGGCGTTGGTGCCGTCTGCCACCACTGCCAGCCCGCGCTCGCGGGCGATGGGGACCAGGCGATCCCACAGCTCGTTCTTGCAGAAGTAGCAGCGATTGACCGGGTTGGCGGCATAGCGCGGATCGCTCATCTCGTCGGTGTCGATCTCGAAGACCGGGATCCCGAACTGATCGGCCACCGCGCGCGCCGTGGTCCACTGTGCCGTGGGATATGACGCCGACCGACCGATGACGGCGAGGACGCGATCGGGGCCGAGCGTTTCCACGGCCAGGGCCGCGAGGAACGCCGAGTCGACGCCGCCACTGAAGCCCACGAGCACGGATCCGCGGACGCGCAACCAGTCCTGCAACGCCCGTTCGCGTTCGGTTGCCTCGCGCTCGAGGTCAGGGGTCGAGCCCGGCGGGGCCCCCCCTTCGCCCCGGGCCTCCACGACCAGCTGCTGCGAAATGCGCATGTGGTGAAAGCTACGCGACCTCCACCTGTGCTGGCACCCTTTCGGGCGTGCGAACGAAGAGCGACTCGGCCACATGCGCGCGCTCGATCCCCTCGCTCTGGTCGAGATCCGCGATGGTGCGCGCGACCTTGAGCACGCGATGGTAGCCGCGCGCGGAGAGGGCGAGCCGCTCGGCCGACATCCCGAGGAGGGCCCGGGCATTCGGGGCAATGGGCGTGTGCGCGTCGAGCCAGCGCCCGGGAACGTGCGCGTTGCAGGTGACGCGCCGCAGCCGGCGATATCGCTCCCGCTGGCGTTCCCGCGCCGCCACCACGCGCGCGCGCACGAGGGCGGAGGGCTCGCCTTCGCCCCCGCCGCCCAAGGCGGCGATCGCAACGGCGGGGACGTGCACGGTCATGTCGAGCCGGTCGGCGAGCGGGCCGGAGACGCGCGCGCGATGACGGGCGATGTCGGCGGGCGAGCAGGTGCACGTGCGCCCGGCCTGTCCCGCTTGCCCGCACGGACAGGGGTTCATGGCGCCGACGAGGGCGAACTTGGCGGGGAAGGCGAGCGACTGCTGGGCACGCGAGATGACGACGCGCCCGTCCTCCATGGGCTGCCGCAGGGCGTCGAGCACCGAGCGCGGGATCTCCTGCAACTCGTCGAGGAAGAGGACGCCATGATGGGCGAGGGAGACCTCGCCTGGGCGGGGGAGGCTTCCCCCGCCGATGAGTGCCGCAACGGACAGGGTGTGGTGCGGGGCGCGAAAGGGGCGCTCGCTGGACAGCGCCCCTCCCGGCGGGAGGAGACCGGCCACCGACTGCACCGCCAGGACTTCCAGCGCTTCGTCGTCCGAGAGCGGGGGGAGGATTCCCGGGAGGCGCCGGGCGAGCATCGTCTTTCCCCCTCCCGGCGGGCCGACCAGGAGGAGGGCGTGCCCCCCGGCGGCGGCAATCTCGAGGGCGCGCTTGGCCCCCCCCTGCCCCACGACGTCGCGCAGGTCGAGGCGCTCGTCGCCGCCAGGAGGCATGGCCCCCACGGGAGCCGCCGCCGAGCCCCCGTGCTCCTCCCCCCATAGCTCCGGGGGGGCGTCTGCGCCCCGTCGCAGCGCTCGCACGAGGGCCTGCAGGGTTGGGGGGGAGAGGGTGGGGAGGCGCGAGGCCACGCGCGCCTCCCAGGCGTTGGCCGGGGGGACGATGAGGGAGAGGGGCGAGGCGTCACCCGGGGACGACCTGGCCAGGCGCAACGCCACCGGCAAGACGCCGCGCACGGCGCGGAGCGTGCCGTCCAGGCCGAGCTCGCCTAACGCGGCCAGGCGGCTGGTCGCCGACGGATCGAGCTGCCCGGTGGCGACGAGGACGCCGAGGGCGATGGGGAGGTCGAACGCCGTCCCGGTCTTCGGTTGATCGGCCGGGGCAAGGTTGATGGTGTACCGGCGCGGGGGAAGGGTGAAGCCGCTGTTGGTGAGCGCTGCCGCGACGCGTTCCTTGGCCTCCTTCACGGCCCCGGCGGCGAGCCCGACGATGGTCCACTGCGGGAGTCCCTTGGCGGCATCGACCTCGACCGTGACGTCGTAGGCATCCACGCCGAGCACGGCGGCGGAACGAATGG contains the following coding sequences:
- a CDS encoding aldehyde dehydrogenase, with the protein product MTTVFKNFIAGQWVAPSTGDYFENINPADNSDVIGRFPLSGREDVAQAVASAQRGFELWRKTPAPLRGDVLRRVGDLLSARKEEIANLMTREMGKPLAETRGDVQEGIDTAYYAAVEGRRLFGHTVPSELRNKWAMSYRRPIGVAGIVTPFNFPMAIPTWKMFPALVCGNACVFKPAEDVPHTGTVLVEIMLEAGLPPEVIQLVHGVGETVGAAIVQHPDIPLISFTGSTETGSKVGEVCGRMHKRLSLEMGGKNAQIVLDDADLDLALEGVLWGAFGTTGQRCTATSRLIVQGGVHDRLVGMLVDRVRELRLGDGRQPGTDVGPLIHEESVRKVERYVQIGEDEGAQLAIGGKRATSGALAKGTFFEPTIFTHVRPGSRLEQEEIFGPVLSVIRVDNADEAFAVNNDVKYGLSSSLYTRNVELAFRAMSELDNGITYVNAPTIGAEAHLPFGGVKQTGNGHREGGWEVYEFYSETKVCYVDYSGALQRAQIDTYGD
- a CDS encoding Fis family transcriptional regulator, whose protein sequence is MSRRILIVDDEQGVRAALGQLLEYEGYEVKAVTNAADGIAEYERWRPQLTFLDVKMAGMDGIEALRRIRALDPTATVVMISGHATIQTAVEATQLGAYDILEKPLDTDRILVLLRNTLQHLSLQEENAQLRASIESRYEIVGRSFAIRTLMGQIEKVAPTPARVLVTGENGTGKELVARAIHRLSPRVQKPFVEVNCAAIPSELIESELFGHMRGSFTGAVQDRAGKFEQADKGTLFLDEIGDMSPSAQAKVLRVLQDGEVTRIGGAKRIQVDVRVLAATNKDLQEEIAAGRFREDLFYRLNVVPLHVPPLRERREDIPLLAQHFVDQLARRDGAPPRILDGGAMEALAQMEWPGNVRELRNTIERLLILSPGNRITAADVARLGGPRPPDGASLGSLLDIETFEAFKDAAERAYLLHKLRTFEWNVSETARALDMPRSNLYKKIERYGLERER
- a CDS encoding 2'-5' RNA ligase, whose protein sequence is MPMRLFLAITLPEAMQSAIAREVAPARAAAPAVRWVRPELMHLTVKFLGERPEEDEARVARATRAALAPLPPFEVTVGGTGAFPNFRRPRVVWLGMHPPTPLAGLARRLDAALAPLGVTPETRPFRAHVTLGRVADGVPRQQVAALERALRAVRATWPLAIREVALMRSTLGAGGPHHDRLHHFALEGS
- a CDS encoding TIGR00268 family protein, whose translation is MQDWLRVRGSVLVGFSGGVDSAFLAALAVETLGPDRVLAVIGRSASYPTAQWTTARAVADQFGIPVFEIDTDEMSDPRYAANPVNRCYFCKNELWDRLVPIARERGLAVVADGTNADDTGDYRPGTAAAREHGVASPMAEVGLTKAHIRILSQRRGIPTWSQPSSPCLSSRLPYGTAVTPDRLARVERAESALRALGVTGDLRVRYHDELARVELAADALQHWLAPERAVQLAAAVRGAGFARVAIDLRGFRSGSLNVLGGVTRE